A stretch of the Paenibacillus dendritiformis genome encodes the following:
- a CDS encoding GNAT family N-acetyltransferase has product MEQVERLFAFIRSIKSRQMRTNAMFTKNRLEEIELSSDLKVVIGQDASVVLIPDGSLLRVYYYARDEQALQELRRLIPSTDLTVVCDIVVKEPQGIRLSEELTRYGFTCYAKFIRMTCATIDRDAEVNTAEVELAQTADAQEILDILHDEFDPITAHFPSLATVRRMIEDEEVFIIRRDGRIAGLTSFDSKNKKIACLGFVVVRNEYRKQHFGRKMWQHKIQNSPHIEQCYLWVNALCHGPIAYHERNGFVQDGVVDYIMILKE; this is encoded by the coding sequence TTGGAACAAGTAGAACGATTGTTTGCGTTTATCCGCAGCATCAAATCCCGACAAATGAGAACCAACGCAATGTTTACCAAGAATCGGCTTGAGGAAATCGAACTTTCGAGCGATCTGAAAGTGGTGATTGGACAGGATGCATCCGTTGTGCTTATTCCTGACGGCAGTTTATTGCGGGTATATTACTACGCCCGTGATGAACAAGCGTTGCAAGAGCTTAGGAGACTGATCCCTTCAACAGATTTAACGGTTGTTTGCGATATCGTAGTAAAGGAGCCACAAGGGATCCGCCTAAGCGAAGAATTGACCAGATATGGCTTCACTTGCTATGCGAAGTTTATTCGTATGACTTGTGCAACGATTGATCGAGATGCCGAAGTCAATACAGCGGAAGTGGAGTTGGCGCAAACTGCTGATGCTCAGGAAATACTAGACATATTACATGACGAGTTCGATCCTATTACTGCCCATTTTCCTTCCCTGGCAACCGTACGCAGGATGATAGAGGACGAAGAAGTTTTTATCATTCGCCGGGATGGACGGATTGCAGGGCTTACGTCATTTGATTCCAAAAACAAAAAAATAGCCTGTTTGGGGTTTGTGGTCGTACGCAACGAATACCGTAAGCAACATTTCGGACGAAAAATGTGGCAACACAAAATTCAAAACAGTCCACACATTGAACAATGTTACTTATGGGTCAATGCGCTGTGCCATGGCCCTATCGCTTACCATGAGAGAAATGGGTTTGTCCAAGATGGCGTTGTGGATTATATTATGATTTTGAAAGAATAG
- a CDS encoding 3-oxoacyl-ACP synthase III family protein, with protein MKMVFRNKKISGIMCVLPESEVFFDDEIGNYTFPEAQTKRLKSVMGFEKHRVVKQDTASSDLCIYGLEQLLQAKKINKADICAVIVVTITPDHFVPHVSNRIQAHFGLSEEVLCLDILQGCNGFLIGLMQAFMLLDYNPGMKVLLFNTDTLSKKVSKQDRNSYPLIGDCATITVVEQDEAAKPIYFQVSMDGTQGEALIIPAGGSRMPCSPETAQMRDSGDGNIRSLENLVMDGTAVFQFVMTKVPPLIANTIEFSGISQKEIDWYVFHQPNKFMLQKLADKIGAPREKLFMNIVQNFGNPSGASIPLTAAFNLGERLIHESFTCCLSAFGSGLSYGAMIMELGRFDFCEICVSTY; from the coding sequence ATGAAAATGGTATTTCGTAATAAGAAAATATCCGGAATCATGTGTGTGTTGCCCGAATCGGAAGTGTTTTTTGACGATGAAATTGGCAATTATACATTTCCCGAAGCACAAACCAAACGGTTGAAATCGGTAATGGGCTTTGAGAAGCATCGAGTCGTCAAGCAAGATACCGCCTCATCCGATCTTTGCATCTATGGATTGGAGCAACTGCTGCAAGCGAAAAAGATTAACAAAGCAGACATTTGTGCCGTGATTGTCGTTACGATCACACCCGATCATTTCGTTCCTCATGTGAGCAATAGGATTCAAGCCCATTTTGGTCTTTCCGAAGAAGTATTATGCTTGGATATTTTACAGGGCTGCAATGGATTTCTTATCGGATTGATGCAAGCGTTCATGCTGCTTGACTACAATCCAGGGATGAAAGTGCTGCTATTCAATACAGACACATTGAGCAAGAAAGTTTCCAAGCAGGATCGCAACAGCTACCCGTTAATCGGAGACTGTGCCACGATTACCGTTGTCGAGCAGGATGAAGCGGCCAAGCCTATTTATTTTCAAGTTTCTATGGACGGGACACAAGGCGAAGCATTAATCATCCCAGCCGGTGGATCACGCATGCCCTGCAGTCCAGAAACGGCTCAGATGAGAGATAGTGGTGACGGCAACATACGCAGTCTGGAAAATCTCGTTATGGATGGCACGGCCGTCTTCCAGTTTGTGATGACGAAAGTCCCTCCTCTGATAGCCAATACGATTGAATTTTCCGGAATTAGCCAAAAGGAAATCGACTGGTATGTCTTTCATCAACCGAATAAATTCATGCTGCAGAAGCTGGCTGACAAAATTGGTGCTCCCAGGGAAAAGCTTTTTATGAATATTGTGCAAAACTTTGGCAATCCAAGCGGTGCGTCGATCCCGTTAACAGCAGCCTTTAATTTAGGTGAGCGATTGATTCATGAGAGCTTTACATGCTGCCTTAGCGCCTTTGGAAGTGGATTAAGCTATGGTGCCATGATAATGGAGCTAGGAAGGTTTGATTTTTGTGAAATTTGTGTATCAACTTACTGA
- a CDS encoding acyl carrier protein yields MMDTIMDILKELRPECDFASSTDFISDGLLDSFDIVSLVTELEDKFTVLIDPLDIVPEHFMSLPAIAGLVKKSGGDVQ; encoded by the coding sequence ATGATGGATACGATCATGGATATTTTAAAAGAACTTCGACCGGAATGCGATTTTGCATCAAGCACTGACTTTATAAGCGACGGCTTGCTGGATTCGTTCGACATCGTATCGCTCGTGACTGAACTGGAGGATAAGTTTACCGTTTTAATTGATCCGCTCGATATTGTGCCTGAACATTTTATGAGTCTTCCTGCCATTGCTGGCCTTGTTAAGAAAAGCGGCGGTGATGTGCAATAA